AATGTTTTTCCGCTGGCAGAAAAGATGCGGCAGTATTCACCTTCAATGTGGTTCCAGCGGCTGCCGCCAACCAGAGCCAGTTTCAGTCTGCCATTTGCTTTAATCTCCTTAACCATCGCACCCAGAGCATCGACATGGGCGGTGATCATGCGGTGCGCATCCCCGTTTTTACCGGGTAGGGTTGTAATCAAGCCGCCTTTGTTGTTGCGCTTGGCAGGCAGGTCTAGTTTAACCAGAAATTCTTCGAGCTGTTTGAGAATCTGGTCAGTAAAGCCTGTGGGGCTGGGTATGTTTACCAAATCATAGATAATCTTCATCATTTTATGGCCATCAAAGTTGATTTCCATGCCGCCACTTCCTTTGCGAGTATTATTCATATTCCAGTCTTGGTGATAATTCTTTGGTTTATGAACTAAAAATTCCTGCTCATGGCAGGATAATAACCAGATTTTCCTAAAGAATAATGCAGAGGAGGGGTAAGAGATGAGCCGGAAACTGCATCTGCAGGAAATTCCACTGCACGATCCATTTGTTTTTGCCTGCGAAAAAACACAAACTTATTACTTATACAACAGCGCCCGAATAATGGCGGAAGATAAATTGGACAGGTTTGGAATCAAGGTATACACCAGCACTGATTTGATTAATTGGGAACCGCCGCGGATTGTGTTTGAAATCCCAGATGGAATTTGGGCAAATCCCAAACATGGAGCTTGGGCACCGGAAGTTCATTTGTATCAGGGTAGATATTACTTGTTTGTTACGCTGCACAATCGCGACCGGATTATGAAACAGCCGCCTCAAAGCCGAGAACTAAACCATTGGCGGGGTACGGTGATAGCAGTCAGCGATTCGCTGTTTGGTCCTTTTAAGCTCTTAAAAACTGATGAGCCTTATCCGCATGGGGAGTTTATGACACTGGACGGAACTTTATTTGTTGATGAGTTTGACCAGCCCTGGATGGTGTACTGCCATGAGTGGGTGCAGATTTTAGACGGTACGGTGGAGGCTGTAAAGCTGCAGCCGGATTTGGCAGGTACCATTGCGGAACCGATCCATCTGTTCAAAGGCTCGGATGCTCCGTGGATCAATGCTGAGCGGGTTCCGGAGGCAAGGGAGTATATCTATGTTACTGACGGACCACAGCTTTACCGTACCTATCGAGATGAACTTTTGATGTTATGGTCAAGCTATAATCGGGATGGTTATGTCCAGACTCTTGCCCGTTCTGAAACCGGAAAGCTTGAGGGACCGTGGGTACAGCTGGAACCCCTGGTATATGAGGACAGTGGACACGGTATGCTGTTTCAAACATTTAAGGGAGAGCTGATGTTGATTCTCCATTCTCCGTTTGAAATGCCCCGTTCTAGAGCTCATATTTATCGGATGGAGGATACTGGTACCAATCTCAACGTAATTGAAAGGATAATATAATAAGGCCAATGGAAAAAGTTTACCGCTATGAAACGCATGCGCATACAGCTGAAGTGAGCAGATGTGGGCAGATCAGCGCAGTTAAACTCGTTAGAACTTATAAAGACTTAGGTTACAGCGGTCTGTGCATCACTGACCATTTCCTTAACGGTAATACCACAGTACCCCATGATTTAGCTTGGGATGAGCAGATTAAACTGTTCAGCCGCAGTTATTACAAAGCGTATGAAGAAGGACAGCGCTTGGGAATGAGGGTGTTTTTTGGATGGGAGTATTCCTTTCGGGGCACTGATCTGCTTACCTACGGATTGGATCCGGAATGGCTGCTGGCTCATCCCGAGGTGATGGAGCTGCATATTAATCATTACTGTGATTTAGTGCACGACCACGGCGGCTTTATTGCTCACGCCCATCCGTTTCGCGAGGCTGATTATATCGATTTAATCAGACTTTTGCCG
The genomic region above belongs to Bacillota bacterium and contains:
- a CDS encoding family 43 glycosylhydrolase — translated: MSRKLHLQEIPLHDPFVFACEKTQTYYLYNSARIMAEDKLDRFGIKVYTSTDLINWEPPRIVFEIPDGIWANPKHGAWAPEVHLYQGRYYLFVTLHNRDRIMKQPPQSRELNHWRGTVIAVSDSLFGPFKLLKTDEPYPHGEFMTLDGTLFVDEFDQPWMVYCHEWVQILDGTVEAVKLQPDLAGTIAEPIHLFKGSDAPWINAERVPEAREYIYVTDGPQLYRTYRDELLMLWSSYNRDGYVQTLARSETGKLEGPWVQLEPLVYEDSGHGMLFQTFKGELMLILHSPFEMPRSRAHIYRMEDTGTNLNVIERII
- a CDS encoding PHP domain-containing protein, with the protein product MEKVYRYETHAHTAEVSRCGQISAVKLVRTYKDLGYSGLCITDHFLNGNTTVPHDLAWDEQIKLFSRSYYKAYEEGQRLGMRVFFGWEYSFRGTDLLTYGLDPEWLLAHPEVMELHINHYCDLVHDHGGFIAHAHPFREADYIDLIRLLPRKVDAVEVINSCRTDFENALADQYADNYHLLKIAGSDNHVGYLETFAGLELPRPAENICDLLNAVKTGAAKVFVI